The DNA segment CGAGATTCACCCCAAACCTGAATCTAAATTCACATGTTATTGATTTTAGTGAATTTTGTCTTTGTACTTCAATAACGATTTGTCATAAGAGCTTTTCCAACAAACCacgaaaataacaatataacatgaaaattgaattgttgtttATTAGTGGGATGCAATTTTTACATGAAACAggcattatttaatttttggcataatttatgtataaatttgtatttcttatttaatgTGAGTCTTACAATTCGTGAATATTAATTCAGTCAAATTcaacaaaagtaaataaaataagttcATGTAAGTACATATACAATACATGCAAATTTCTTCAATTTCACTCTGTATCATAAGTGCCTCCTTAATAGTTTATGttacaaaagtatataaaacaaggAAGATATCTTTCACAAAGTATGACTTAAACTAGTGGATAGTTTACACGGTATATGTTAATcagttttcaaatatgaaagatCATACTCCGttatatgttatttcaaatttagtttttttgacAATACCATCGATACTCTACGCAAAACCGTACAACAATACAGTGAGTAAAAGTGTAAGAATGCCACTCGTTGCTCTTTGTAGTCGGTGTCAGATTACAAACAGCTACTTccgttaaataaaaacaaatttaacaaagaattTAATGAATTGATTTGTAAACAAGAACATTGAAACTAGTTTCTCTAACAAATATCATATATCAAGGGTTAATTATCTTTTAGTCAATATGTCTGCTATACGGGCAAATTTGGCTCACGTGAATTTAACATCAATCGCAGTGAGTAAAAGTGTAAGAATGCCACTCGTTTCCAACGAATTAAAAGCGCCTCTTGTTGCGGACCTTGATGTTTCTGCTTTAAACGCACAACTGAAGGATTACAttgatgataatattttttctacttttaatgaaaaaatggaAGACATGGTTAACAAAAAATTACTCGAACTGAAAGACAGTATGCTTCACGAATATTCATCAAAGCTGGAAAAATCGCATACCAGATATGACCGTAAGTTATCAGAAATGCATTCTGAGTATGACATTAGATTTTCAGATTTATCAGAGAACCAAAGTGAAAATGTAACCAAATTCATGAACAATGTTCTGGAATGGCAAAATACTATGATGCAATCTATGAAAGAACACAGTGGATATTTGCAGAAGTCAAAGATTGAATACAAGAATCAGGTATCTGAAATATTGCGAAATTATAAAGATCAGACATCCCAAATATATATGGAAACCATTACAAATTTTACTGATTTTAAAACGGATATGGAAGAGTGGAAAAATGACATGGTCGCTGATCTCATTAAAGCTGTAACAATGAAGTTTACACAATTGGAAACGAAAACGATTGATGGTAAGTTTGTTAAGGCAAGGTGGTTTATATCGATGTGTCATTTGGTCAATGTGAAGAATTGTAGCATTAGCAATCACAtcgcatcttcttatttatatattcacaACCATCACCAACTCTCATTATATTGCAACACTATGGCAAAATGCTATGTCAACGGCTTAGATTACGAGATTAATTATGTTTCAATAAGATAAAATTCACAAATTCACAACTTGAAATTACAAGAAAATCTTTCACAAAGATCAATTCATGACATTCATAATAAAAGTATCTTAATTtaattaatagaaataaaatgttttatctttacAGCTTTTGAATGTCAAAATCCtacataaaacacatttacaaTTATGAATTAAAACTATAAGGAAATTTTCACCGTTTAAAAACATTTTCGAACATGCAAttgatgtttttgttcaataatCTTCCCATGCAGATGTGTCTGGAAAAAATCTTAAATAGCTCTCAAaaatagaataacaaatattaagaAAGAATTGTTTTGCTGTTAAAAGGGATGGTTTCAATTATCTGCATAAAAAGCATCGTGATTGTTGTTATATGTTAATAATACACATATCTATATGCCAagcattcatttattttacattagatATGGATATGATGAAAGCAAAACTTCAAAGATTTCATGATATTTTCCCAGGTAATTATGAGTAAAATGAAACGGGTATGGATTTTCTGCatgaataaaagtttaagtataaatatgatgacaaaaaaaatgtctttagattaagacaattatcaaaaataacatGCTTAAACCTGGTTGAGTCAGACACATTTCATCTAAATAAAACACAACCATGGCActagaaataaacaatacaacctGTCCTTACCTTATATCACACAGAGCTGTTATGCACTTTGTACGGATAACGAAATCAAcgaatattttaacataaaaaaataagacaactataaacatatcaattgaTATGGGCATTCCATATCGGATTTTAGAATGGATCAAAACGCAGAAACAAATATACGGAAAATTTTCAGTGGTAAATATAGGCATATTAAACTGAATCTATAGCTTCAGCAGTTTTTGACAAAATCGCCATTCCAATTGGTATTCAACAAtgttcaatgtttacatttaattataaaactcTCCATGTATAGTATactttttaatttgtgtttgacattttttattctataagaagtaagaaaaatgtttaaaatgacaaataaaagatGAAGTTGTGCAAGGAATGTCAATTtcataacaatatttttcataagAGGTTCTTGAAACACAATATTAGAAATCAGCAATTAAGACGTTAAAACCCTTTTAATCaacaacataaatatggcaactctcctgcacatttaaaattttatcatgaAGTAGTATCATTCAAGAAACTCATGTACAATAATACTTGCTTAATGAGAGTAATATATCATATCTGTTCTGTTTTCGACTGTTTGGTTTGTGTAATACTGATGACTTttgtgagagagaaaaaatatatatattttagcaCTTCTAATGACGGTAAATCAGAAAAACGTTTCtaatttatgaaattgaaaagaTGATTTCGTTCTCTTACTTTATATTCATCAGTTGATAAACAAACTATgcaaacatttgtattttaagaAGACGTCCGTGATTGTTCAGATATAAATTGGTATACTGGTGTTTATAATATATCACCCGACAATTCACATACATTTAAAGTAAGATGTGAGACAGGAGGCTGGACGGTACGTATACCATATGACCCTGTTGTTTATGAATAAGCCATTCGAACGAGACAAAAAAGAAACATGCATTCATGCAATGTATGACTATAAGAAAGAAGACATTGAACCCCAGTGTGCACAAACCATtcttaaaagaagaaaaaaaatgccattattaATGTCGATTTAGATAGtaaataactataaacaaaGTGTGTCATCATTTCACAAAAGATTTCTAAATTGTTGTCAAACTCATAATTTTGGCAACTAATGGTCCACTACACATGATGGTTTCAAACCCGACGCAGAGCTTTTTGCATAATTCtcctaaaatttaaaacaaatggcCAAAGTACAATAACTGTAAAATTGTCGATCAAACATGGCGTTACAATGTGGTCaagctttttttttctaaaacgatgttataattgtatacatacatgtacaagaccAAACTGtcaaattcttataaaaatgGTCAATTTGAATAGCTGTACACCTAGTGATAAAGTATACTACAAAGTTAAAGTTAAATTTCTGTAAAACGTTCACAAAGTGTTATTGTTACAGTTCAAAACATTCGATGTCCAATAACTACTTTGAAAATGGTCAAATGAAATATGGCTGTTCAATTTGGTTAACTACACATGAAAGCAAACAATCCTAGCACATATTAGTTATGGCTCCAAGTAAGAATCATGCAAAGAGTAAAACATTGATACACTGACactcaaattgaatattttggcTTCATACGTTTTATTGTAAtagaaaacttataaaaataatagaaactTATTTGTTGTACATTTGGTTACTATGGTTACAAAACACCATAATGATCACAttgttttcttcataaaaacttccaaactttttaaaaatataatgtattatcAACTGCTTCATAACtttgataaatgaaataatttatataatcttAGTGATAGATCtgtttaaaagttaataaacaGGTACGACTTTGGCAACGTTTCTTAACATAGGCAACCAATCAATGttgttttgcatatttaaaaaattcgtGTGAAGACTATTTGATTGCTCagtggaaaaaatatttttttctctgtcccattttattttttgctgaTTAAATACGTCAACAGAAAGCTTGCCTATGTTCATACTTTTTAAGCAAAATTCgtttgaaaatgtctgtttcACTCCGATTTATATCTTCACTGTTACATGAAGTAAAgaaatcaatttattatttaaatttattctcAAATAATATTACCAGATTCCATTGAAACAGCTAGAACccatcaattttaaaaaaagttttccccatttccattctcaattttattgataaaagtaTTCTTGATGATGATATACTTTTCAATTATGATACAATTTTTCTGAATTTCAGAAAGATTCTTACGGTCATATATCAACaacacaaaattataaaagtttCCCCCATTTTTACACAAATCAAATATCGTACCTCGAAACTAGATTTTCGGAACTTGCAACTAGATCTAGCTACTCGACAACAAATGCATCTAGTGTAACA comes from the Mytilus trossulus isolate FHL-02 chromosome 3, PNRI_Mtr1.1.1.hap1, whole genome shotgun sequence genome and includes:
- the LOC134709953 gene encoding angiopoietin-related protein 7-like translates to MPLVSNELKAPLVADLDVSALNAQLKDYIDDNIFSTFNEKMEDMVNKKLLELKDSMLHEYSSKLEKSHTRYDRKLSEMHSEYDIRFSDLSENQSENVTKFMNNVLEWQNTMMQSMKEHSGYLQKSKIEYKNQVSEILRNYKDQTSQIYMETITNFTDFKTDMEEWKNDMVADLIKAVTMKFTQLETKTIDDMDMMKAKLQRFHDIFPEDVRDCSDINWYTGVYNISPDNSHTFKVRCETGGWTVIQKRFNGVTEFYRNWQDYEKGFGDLNEEFWLGNKYIAMLTSRKHYQLRIDLEDWNGEKAYALFKTFKVGDQSTNYKLTISGYSGNAGDSMTYHSNMPFSTYDRDNDKDSINCAAHDTLKGAWWYNACWSSSLNGKYSKTISKGGIRYSGWKSGETMKKSSMMIKRT